In Amia ocellicauda isolate fAmiCal2 chromosome 5, fAmiCal2.hap1, whole genome shotgun sequence, a genomic segment contains:
- the inka2 gene encoding PAK4-inhibitor INKA2, whose amino-acid sequence MKEAGDGLHAQMNCMMGALQELKLLQVQTALEQLEISGRASQGGPAPSSAPPPPTEVHHPAARPNRREDRRVLRGSSLETSPSSSSPESGIFHCPKRYSRQDPPKEDFRGHRLSTPIEQCPPGPAVDLPGILHSLSREGPSVDTEPSPDSMEDSNDWTSSLMCQSRNRQPLVLGDNVFADLVGNWLDLPELENKSSEEEGGAEDLEDAHPLRLTRSQEICRKFSLTANIFKKFLRSVRPDKDKLLKEKPGWLPLDDPETELSKRPKKAVKPKGSFYFPFRPGMQGKGRPCPRAVEERSHPRAGIYIGRGGQSEVVDKAQPVFDYNTAVWV is encoded by the coding sequence ATGAAGGAGGCTGGGGACGGGCTGCATGCTCAGATGAATTGCATGATGGGAGCTCTGCAGGAACTGAAATTACTCCAGGTGCAGACAGCGTTGGAACAGCTGGAGATATCGGGACGCGCCAGCCAGGGAGGCCCAGCCCCCAGCTCAGCCCCTCCACCACCCACTGAGGTGCACCATCCAGCTGCCAGGCCCAATCGCAGGGAAGACCGTCGAGTCCTCAGAGGGAGCAGTTTAGAGACGTCCCCTTCTTCCTCCAGCCCTGAGTCGGGAATCTTCCATTGTCCCAAGAGGTACTCGAGACAGGACCCCCCGAAGGAAGACTTCAGAGGTCACCGGCTAAGCACCCCCATAGAGCAATGTCCTCCAGGCCCTGCTGTGGATCTGCCGGGGATCCTGCACAGCCTCTCGCGAGAGGGGCCCTCCGTGGACACCGAGCCGTCCCCCGACAGCATGGAGGACTCCAATGACTGGACGTCCTCTTTGATGTGCCAGAGCCGCAACCGACAGCCGCTCGTCCTGGGCGACAACGTCTTCGCCGACCTGGTGGGGAACTGGCTGGACCTTCCGGAGCTGGAGAATAAATCTTCAGAGGAAGAAGGGGGTGCGGAGGATTTGGAGGATGCTCACCCTTTGAGATTGACCCGCTCGCAAGAGATCTGCAGGAAGTTCTCCCTGACTGCCAACATCTTTAAGAAGTTCCTCCGCAGCGTCCGCCCAGACAAGGACAAGCTACTCAAGGAGAAGCCAGGCTGGCTGCCTCTGGACGACCCCGAGACAGAGCTGTCCAAGAGGCCCAAGAAAGCAGTCAAACCCAAGGGAAGCTTCTATTTTCCTTTCAGACCCGGCATGCAGGGCAAAGGGAGACCATGTCCCAGGGCTGTGGAGGAGAGGAGCCACCCAAGAGCTGGGATTTATATTGGCAGGGGTGGCCAGTCGGAGGTCGTAGATAAAGCACAACCAGTGTTTGATTACAACACAGCTGTTTGGGTCTAA